A genomic segment from Bombus huntii isolate Logan2020A chromosome 13, iyBomHunt1.1, whole genome shotgun sequence encodes:
- the LOC126872589 gene encoding uncharacterized protein LOC126872589: protein MVYYLIIICAVVAVLLVYYYYILVFNFWRKRNISGPKPVFFFGNFIDIMFSGIALPQYIKNLYETYTGRMIGLYMRSTPVLVLKDPELIKDVLIRDFSKFADRGFNVHERVEPLSQHLFNLEAKRWRLLRSKLTVYTSGKLKNMFDLIIECANYFEEYLDKMVAQGEPVDFREITAKFTTDVIGSCAFGINMGALSDEESEFRKIGKQIFEPSLEAIIRMKFKLMMPKLYDLLGYIVPDRRLAPFLTKVVTDTMKCRKENNVYRPDFIHTLMQLKEDSKKLHDLELTDSFITAQAYVFFAAGFETGSTTMSNALYELALNPKIQEKLREEINEHYKKHNGELNYDHIKDMEYLDKVFKETLRMYPPGTLIPRKSNSEYIFRDPQISIPKGVMIWIPVYAIHRDPEIYPNPDVFNPENFTRDAIDARHPMHYLPFGTGPRNCIGARFAVYQTKVGIITILRKYKVDVCEKTMIPYQFDPNAFLLAPKGGICLKITKFATTDFRSSSKMTNYFEILCGMAALLLALYYYATLTFNFWKNRGVVGPQPLPFLGNTNELMFARKSMPHYLKEIYNTYKNEPMVGLYMRRSPLLVVQDAEFIKDILIRDFPKFADRGFHVYERTEPLSQSILNLESERWRPLRTMFTPIFTSGKLREMFYLIIECSQHLEKYLDKCVEKGEPIECCEVMAKFTTDVIGTCAFGIEMSAMADEDSEFRKMGREVFAVNLENVIRQKMKLFMPKLYHLLGYVIPDRKLAPFFTKIVTDTIKYRKENNIVRPDFMNMLMEVKKHPEKFGNIELTDSLLTAQAFIFFAAGFETSSTTMSNALYELALNQDIQDKLREEIREHCCKSSEGLRFEDIKGMQYLEKIFKETLRMYPPGAFIPRRTKSSYTFNNTKVTIPQGTLVWIPVFAIHRDPDIYPNPDSFDPEKFNEDAVAARHPMHYLPFGDGPRNCIGARFANYVTKVGLITILRNYKVEVCDKTIIPYEFEPGAFVTAPKGGIYLKITKIRNEC, encoded by the exons ATGGTatattatttgataataatatgCGCTGTCGTTGCAGTACTTctagtttattattattatatattagtatTTAATTTCTGGAGGAAGCGCAACATCTCGGGACCAAAACCAGTATTCTTCTTTGGAAACTTTATAGACATCATGTTTTCAGGAATAGCTTTGCCACAATATATTAAAAACCTTTACGAAACCTATACAGGTAGAATGATTGGGTTATACATGAGATCGACGCCCGTACTAGTTTTAAAAGATCCGGAGTTAATCAAGGATGTTCTCATCAGAGACTTTTCGAAATTCGCTGATCGCGGATTTAATGTCCATGAAAGA GTCGAACCATTATCGCAGCATCTGTTCAACTTGGAAGCAAAACGATGGCGTCTATTGAGATCGAAGCTCACTGTGTACACATCTggcaaattgaaaaatatgttcGATCTGATCATCGAATGCGCAAACTATTTCGAAGAATATCTGGATAAAATGGTTGCGCAGGGAGAACCTGTCGATTTTCGTGAGATAACAGCAAAATTTACAACGGACGTGATAGGATCATGTGCCTTTGGGATCAACATGGGTGCACTGTCAGACGAAGAGAGCGAATTTCGTAAAATCggtaaacaaatttttgaacCATCTTTGGAGGCGATAATACGAATGAAATTCAAACTGATGATGCCGAAACTGTACGATTTGTTGGGTTACATTGTGCCGGACAGAAGACTTGCTCCGTTTCTAACCAAGGTCGTCACAGATACTATGAAATGCAGAAAAGAGAACAACGTGTATAGACCTGACTTTATACATACGCTAATGCAACTTAAGGAAGACTCAAAAAAGTTACACGATCTTG AATTAACAGACTCTTTCATAACCGCACAAGCTTACGTTTTCTTTGCCGCTGGTTTTGAAACTGGCTCGACGACAATGAGCAATGCACTTTACGAACTCGCGCTGAATCCCAAAATTCAAGAGAAGTTACGCGAAGAAATTAACGAACACTATAAGAAACACAACGGAGAGTTAAATTACGACCATATTAAAGATATGGAATACTTGGACAAAGTATTTAAAG AAACATTAAGGATGTATCCACCAGGAACTCTGATACCAAGAAAATCAAATTCTGAATATATCTTCCGAGATCCACAAATCAGTATACCGAAGGGTGTGATGATTTGGATTCCCGTATACGCGATTCATCGTGATCCCGAAATTTATCCGAATCCTGATGTTTTTAATCCCGAAAATTTCACTCGAGATGCCATTGATGCTCGACATCCGATGCATTATTTACCATTCGGCACTGGACCAAGAAATTGTATTG GTGCACGTTTTGCTGTTTATCAAACCAAAGTGGGTATAATCACAATTCTTCGCAAGTATAAAGTGGACGTTTGCGAGAAAACTATGATCCCTTATCAATTTGACCCAAATGCATTTCTGCTAGCTCCAAAAGGAGGGATCTGTTTGAAGATAACGAAA TTTGCAACTACTGATTTCAGATCATCGAGCAAAATGACGAACTATTTCGAGATTTTATGCGGCATGGCAGCACTGCTTCTTGCTCTCTACTACTATGCCACATTGACTTTTAATTTCTGGAAAAATCGCGGAGTAGTTGGACCACAACCTCTACCATTCCTTGGTAACACCAATGAACTTATGTTCGCGAGGAAATCAATGCCTCATTATCTCAAGGAAATTTACAATACCTATAAAAACGAACCAATGGTTGGTTTGTACATGAGAAGATCGCCTCTGCTTGTTGTGCAAGATGCAGAATTTATCAAGGATATTTTAATCAGAGACTTCCCCAAATTTGCGGATCGAGGATTCCATGTTTATGAAAGG ACGGAACCGCTATCTCAAAGTATCTTGAACTTGGAATCTGAGAGATGGCGACCATTGAGAACTATGTTCACGCCGATATTCACATCCGGCAAGTTGCGAGAAATGTTTTACCTTATAATCGAGTGCTCGCAGCACTTGGAGAAGTATTTGGACAAGTGTGTGGAGAAAGGAGAGCCCATCGAATGTTGCGAAGTAATGGCAAAATTCACCACTGACGTAATTGGCACTTGCGCCTTTGGTATCGAGATGAGCGCAATGGCGGACGAAGACAGCGAATTCCGTAAAATGGGCAGGGAAGTATTCGCTGTGAATCTGGAAAACGTCATACGACAGAAGATGAAATTATTCATGCCAAAGTTGTACCATTTGCTCGGTTATGTAATACCCGATCGAAAGTTAGCACCATTCTTTACAAAAATTGTGACTGATACTATAAAGTACAGGAAGGAGAACAACATCGTTAGGCCAGACTTCATGAACATGCTGATGGAGGTAAAGAAACATCCGGAGAAGTTTGGAAACATCG AACTGACAGATTCGCTACTCACCGCGCAAGCATTCATATTCTTCGCAGCCGGTTTTGAAACTTCCTCTACGACTATGAGCAACGCACTTTACGAATTAGCTTTGAATCAAGACATACAAGACAAGCTTCGAGAAGAAATCAGAGAGCATTGTTGCAAGAGTAGTGAAGGGTTAAGATTCGAAGATATCAAAGGAATGCAATATTTagagaaaatattcaaag AAACGTTGAGAATGTATCCGCCAGGAGCATTCATACCGCGGAGAACGAAATCGAGCTACACCTTCAACAATACTAAAGTTACGATACCACAGGGAACACTGGTATGGATACCAGTGTTTGCGATTCATCGTGACCCGGATATTTATCCGAACCCTGATTCATTTGATCCCGAAAAGTTCAACGAAGACGCCGTGGCTGCCCGACACCCCATGCATTATTTACCATTTGGCGATGGTCCAAGGAATTGCATTG GTGCACGTTTCGCAAATTATGTAACCAAAGTTGGACTAATTACGATTCTTCGTAACTACAAGGTAGAAGTCTGCGATAAGACGATAATTCCCTACGAATTTGAGCCAGGTGCATTTGTGACAGCACCAAAAGGAGGAATATACCTGAAGATAACGAAAATACGAAACGAGTGCtga
- the LOC126872349 gene encoding probable cytochrome P450 6a14 encodes MSGFEILCGLAALLLAFYYYSTSTFDFWKSRGVQGPKPVFLFGNTIDLMLARISMVAYQQNLYKVYKNEPMVGLYMRRSPVLILKDPELIKDVMIRDFSKFADRGFAVHERTEPLSMHLFNLEPKRWRPLRSKLTPMFTSGKLKDMFGLILECADHFEKYLDKLTAKEEPIDFREVTAKFTTDVIGSCAFGIEMSSLSDEDSEFREIGRQIFALNFENVIRLKLRLYMPKLYDLLGYIVPDKRHAPFFTKLVTDTMKYRKEHNIYRPDFIHMLMELKEHPEKLGDIKLTDSLLTAQAFVFFAAGFETSSSAMSNALYELALNQEIQDKLRQEIREHLAKHNGELQYEHVKDMEYLEKVFKETLRKYPPGSLLPRRSTSAYTFKNTKVSIPKGLMIWIPIYSLHHDADIYPNPDVFNPENFNEDAIEARHPMTYLPFGDGPRNCIGARFAIYQTKVGLITILRNYKVDVCDKTMIPYEFTKTSFLLTPKGGIYLKLTKLET; translated from the exons ATGAGTGGCTTTGAAATTTTGTGCGGGTTAGCCGCATTACTTCTGGCtttctattattattccaCGTCAACCTTCGATTTTTGGAAGAGTCGTGGAGTTCAAGGACCAAAGCCTGTATTCTTATTTGGAAACACCATAGACCTGATGCTTGCAAGAATATCAATGGTGGCTTACCAGCAGAATCTTTATAAAGTATACAAAAACGAGCCGATGGTTGGGTTGTACATGAGAAGATCACCGGTTCTTATTCTAAAAGATCCGGAACTGATAAAAGATGTCATGATTAGAGATTTCTCGAAATTCGCCGATCGAGGATTTGCTGTTCATGAAAGG ACAGAACCATTGTCTATGCATCTCTTCAATTTGGAACCAAAAAGATGGCGTCCGTTAAGATCGAAGCTCACTCCAATGTTCACATCCGGCAAACTGAAAGACATGTTTGGTCTCATCCTCGAATGTGCAGACCATTTCGAAAAATACTTGGATAAACTGACCGCGAAGGAAGAGCCCATAGATTTTCGCGAGGTTACAGCGAAATTCACGACCGACGTGATTGGTTCCTGCGCCTTTGGAATCGAGATGAGCTCGTTATCGGACGAAGACAGTGAGTTTCGTGAAATCGGCAGACAAATCTTCGCCTTGAACTTCgagaacgtaatacgattaAAACTCAGACTGTACATGCCGAAACTGTACGATTTGTTGGGTTACATCGTACCCGATAAAAGACATGCTCCGTTTTTTACCAAGCTCGTGACAGACACTATGAAGTACAGGAAAGAGCATAACATATACAGGCCTGACTTTATACATATGCTTATGGAATTGAAAGAACATCCAGAGAAATTGGGCGACATTA AATTAACGGATAGCTTATTAACTGCGCaagctttcgttttctttgcTGCCGGCTTTGAAACTTCGTCGTCGGCAATGAGCAACGCTCTTTACGAACTCGCCCTAAATCAAGAAATTCAAGACAAATTACGTCAAGAGATCAGGGAACACCTTGCGAAACATAACGGAGAGTTGCAATACGAACATGTTAAAGACATGGAATACTTGGAGAAAGTGTTTAAAG AGACATTAAGGAAGTATCCACCAGGATCTCTATTGCCAAGAAGATCTACTTCCGCCTATACTTTCAAGAACACAAAAGTCAGTATACCGAAGGGTTTAATGATATGGATTCCCATATACTCGTTGCATCATGATGCTGACATTTATCCAAATCCTGACGTGTTCAATCCAGAGAACTTCAACGAAGACGCCATTGAGGCTCGTCATCCGATGACCTATTTACCATTTGGCGATGGACCAAGAAATTGCATTG GTGCACGTTTCGCTATTTATCAAACCAAAGTGGGTCTAATCACGATTCTTCGTAATTATAAAGTGGACGTTTGTGACAAAACCATGATTCCATACGAGTTTACTAAGACGTCGTTTCTACTGACGCCGAAGGGGGGCATATATTTGAAGTTAACGAAACTAGAAACATAA
- the LOC126872590 gene encoding uncharacterized protein LOC126872590: protein MDYFQLLLGIAAILLAIYFYYSSVYDTWKNRGVPGPKPSIFVGNFVDILLKRQAVATIVKNLYNEYKSEPVFGIYEGTSPILVINDLDLIKDVLIRDFSLFVDRGFKVLEKIEPLSQHLFLLEAKRWRPLRAKLSPIFTSGKLKEMFPLITECAGNLEKYLDNIVAKDVPVVECRDLAAKFTTDVIGSCAFGISMNALEDENSEFRRMGKQIFAPNIKQTIRESCRRLTPFLFSVVGYFLRMTEINNFFVNLVRDTMEYRKTNNIARPDFIYQLMQLKEHPEKMENVELTDSLIAAQAFVFFIAGFETSSSTIAHALYELAQNQEIQDKLRQEIRDAYDKDGGTLTYEGIKGMKYLDKVFKETLRKYPVLTVLNRQAMENYTFKGTKITIPKGTIVWVPVYGIQHDSNIYSDPEKFDPERFNEDAVAARHPMSYLSFGDGPRNCIGARFANYQSKVGLATILHNHKVDVCEKTKIPYEPDKEAFLLSLAGGVNLKITKAQYTKFSTINKISFDMDYFQLLCGISILLLAIYYHYSSCYNFWKSRNIPGPKPIIFFGNFLGVLLKRESMADWMKRLYDQYKNEPAFGIYIGTSPLLMPNNLDMIKDILIKDFSLFADRGFKIYDEKIEPIQQNLIMLEAERWRPLRAKLSPVFTSGKLKEMFPLIAECAEKLEKHLEKLAQKDEPVECREFTAKFGIDSIGSCVFGLNMNALEDKNSEFLRMSKQIFAVNAKQIIRDFCREFTPFLYKIIGSYLQPKEVNDFFVNLFIDTVKYRMDNNIIRPDFVHLLMELKKHPDRVNNIELTDALLASQTFAFFVGGFETSSSTMSHALYELAQNLEIQDKLREEIRDVYDKSNGVLTYADIKRMKYLDKVLKETLRKYPPLPMLNRQAMENYTFRDTNISIPKGTDIFIPIYAIQNDSNVYPDPEKFDPERFNEDAVAARHPMSYLSFGDGPRNCIGARFAQYQSKVGLATILRNHRVDVCEKTKIPFENDIHAFISTLKGGVYLKIAKA, encoded by the exons ATGGACTACTTTCAACTTCTCCTCGGCATTGCTGCAATACTTCTCGCGATCTATTTTTACTATAGCTCGGTTTATGACACCTGGAAGAATCGTGGCGTACCTGGACCAAAACCGTCAATATTTGTTGGCAATTTTGTGGATATTCTCCTTAAAAGACAGGCCGTAGCCACAATTGTGAAAAATTTGTACAACGAGTACAAAAGTGAACCGGTCTTTGGTATATACGAAGGAACATCGCCGATTCTTGTTATTAACGACTTAGACTTGATCAAGGATGTTCTCATCAGAGACTTCTCTTTATTCGTGGACAGAGGATTCAAAGTACTTGAAAAG ATAGAGCCATTGTCGCAGCATCTCTTCCTTTTGGAAGCCAAGAGGTGGCGACCACTGAGAGCGAAGTTATCACCAATATTCACCTCCGGTAAACTGAAAGAGATGTTCCCACTTATAACAGAGTGCGCgggaaatttagaaaaatatttagacaaCATAGTAGCAAAGGATGTGCCAGTAGTAGAGTGTCGTGATTTGGCTGCAAAATTCACGACCGACGTGATCGGGAGCTGTGCATTCGGGATCAGCATGAATGCTCTTGAAGATGAGAACAGCGAATTCCGAAGAATGGGCAAACAAATTTTCGCTCCCAATATAAAACAGACTATTCGAGAATCTTGCAGACGACTTACACCATTTCTGTTTAGTGTAGTTGGTTACTTTTTACGGATGACGGAGATAAACAACTTTTTCGTAAATCTGGTTCGTGACACAATGGAATATAGGAAGACGAATAATATAGCAAGACCAGATTTTATTTACCAGCTGATGCAACTGAAAGAACATCCGGAAAAGATGGAAAATGTTG AACTAACCGACTCCCTAATTGCCGCGCAAGCGTTTGTCTTTTTCATTGCTGGATTCGAAACGTCTTCGTCGACGATAGCGCATGCTCTCTATGAATTAGCACAAAATCAGGAAATACAAGATAAATTACGGCAAGAAATTAGAGATGCGTATGACAAAGATGGTGGAACTCTGACGTACGAAGGTATCAAAGGAATGAAATATTTGGACAAAGTGTTTAAAG AGACACTAAGGAAGTATCCAGTACTGACGGTATTAAACAGGCAAGCAATGGAGAATTATACGTTTAAAGGCACAAAAATCACCATACCAAAAGGAACAATAGTATGGGTACCAGTATATGGTATCCAACAcgattcaaatatttattcagaTCCTGAGAAATTCGATCCGGAAAGATTTAACGAGGATGCTGTTGCTGCCAGACATCCTATGAGCTATCTATCCTTTGGCGATGGCCCGCGAAACTGCAttg GTGCCCGATTCGCCAATTATCAAAGCAAGGTCGGTCTTGCAACGATTCTGCACAATCACAAAGTCGATGTTTGCGAGAAAACCAAAATTCCATACGAACCGGACAAAGAGGCATTTTTGTTATCGCTCGCCGGCGGGgtaaatttaaagataactAAAGCACAAT ATACAAAATTTTCGACCATTAATA aaatctCGTTCGACATGGACTATTTTCAACTACTGTGTGGCATTTCCATACTACTTCTTGCGATCTATTATCATTACTCTTCATGCTACAACTTCTGGAAAAGTCGCAATATACCTGGACCAAAACCGATAATCTTCTTTGGCAACTTTCTGGGCGTTCTTCTTAAAAGAGAATCGATGGCCGATTGGATGAAGAGATTGTACGACCAATATAAGAATGAACCAGCTTTTGGAATATACATAGGAACATCACCACTTCTGATGCCCAACAACCTAGATATGATTAAAGATATTCTCATCAAGGACTTCTCTTTATTCGCTGACCGAGgatttaaaatatatgatgAAAAA ATAGAACCAATACAGCAAAATCTCATCATGTTAGAAGCTGAAAGATGGAGGCCGTTGAGAGCTAAACTTTCGCCGGTATTCACATCCGGCAAGCTCAAAGAAATGTTCCCACTTATAGCAGAATGCGCGGAAAAGTTGGAGAAAcacttggaaaaattagcacagAAGGATGAACCAGTGGAGTGCCGTGAGTTTACTGCAAAATTCGGGATCGATTCGATCGGTAGCTGTGTTTTTGGACTAAACATGAATGCTCTCGAGGATAAGAACTCTGAATTTCTTCGAATGAGCAAACAAATTTTTGCAGTTAACGCGAAACAGATAATTCGAGATTTTTGTAGAGAATTTACACCATtcttgtataaaataattggttCTTACCTGCAACCAAAAGAAGTCAATGacttttttgtaaatttatttatcgatacgGTGAAGTACAGGATGGATAATAACATAATCAGACCAGATTTTGTGCACTTGCTGATGGAACTGAAGAAACACCCGGATAGAGTTAACAATATTG AACTCACAGACGCGTTGCTTGCCTCGCAAACTTTCGCATTTTTCGTCGGTGGATTCGAAACATCTTCCTCAACGATGTCACATGCTCTTTACGAGTTAGCACAAAATCTCGAAATACAAGACAAACTAAGAGAAGAAATTAGAGACGTCTACGATAAAAGTAATGGAGTTTTGACATACGCAGATATCAAAAGAATGAAATACTTGGACAAAGTACTTAAAG AAACACTAAGAAAGTACCCGCCATTACCTATGCTAAACAGGCAAGCGATGGAAAATTATACGTTTAGAGACACGAACATTTCCATACCAAAAGGAACAGAtatatttataccaatatatGCCATTCAAAATGATTCAAATGTATATCCGGATCCTGAGAAATTCGACCCTGAAAGATTTAACGAGGACGCTGTCGCCGCTAGGCATCCTATGAGTTATCTGTCTTTTGGCGATGGACCAAGAAACTGCATTG GTGCCCGTTTCGCGCAATATCAAAGCAAAGTTGGACTTGCAACGATTCTCCGTAACCACAGAGTCGATGTCTGCGAGAAAACCAAGATACCTTTTGAAAATGACATTCATGCCTTTATATCGACGCTGAAAGGAGGAGTGTATTTGAAAATAGCTAAggcataa